A DNA window from Vigna angularis cultivar LongXiaoDou No.4 chromosome 1, ASM1680809v1, whole genome shotgun sequence contains the following coding sequences:
- the LOC108320123 gene encoding uncharacterized protein LOC108320123, protein MESTAATFFNEKREGYMGYAVHSQVIKIKQEIEKIKHPSLQLHIRRALLRDVNRLRSRSPLGLAESAILGC, encoded by the coding sequence ATGGAGAGCACCGCCGCCACCTTCTTCAACGAGAAACGAGAGGGTTACATGGGTTATGCAGTTCATAGCCAAGTCATCAAAATCAAGCaagaaattgagaaaataaagcACCCTTCACTGCAGCTACACATCAGGCGTGCCCTTCTCAGAGATGTCAACCGTCTTCGCTCTCGCTCGCCACTGGGATTGGCAGAGAGTGCTATCCTTGGATGTTAG
- the LOC108320103 gene encoding uncharacterized protein LOC108320103, with product MATSKTVMCSLTHLRPLTCAASASASRIVPYPPDLIKWVTREGGFVHRALDIAQLGSSNGLGLVAKEPIPRGTDLIVLPHHLPLRFTTLEHDPVLHHLARQIPEELWAMKLGLKLLQERAKVGSFWWPYISNLPETYTVPIFFPGEDIKNLHYAPLLHQVNKRCRFLLDFEQEVKRALASVKPDSHPFGGQEVDASSLGWAMSAVSSRAFRLYGEKDQNGDRIHIPMMLPLIDMCNHSFNPNARIVQEEDTDTMKMQVKVVAETAIKEDDPLLLCYGCLNNDFFLLDYGFVIHSNPFDCIELKYDGALLDAASTAAGVSSPNFSAPAPWQELILSQLNLSGETPDLKVSLGGQETVEGRLVAALRVVLSSNVETVQKYDLSTLKSLDVEAPLGVANDIAVFRTLIALCVIALEHFPTKIMDDESLLKQGASGSTELAIQYRIQKKCVIIDVMKNLSRRVKLLSSKETATAEG from the exons ATGGCCACTTCGAAGACGGTGATGTGTTCGCTGACCCACTTGCGTCCGCTAACATGCGCCGCATCTGCATCGGCGTCACGAATAGTTCCCTACCCACCCGACCTCATAAAGTGGGTAACCAGAGAGGGCGGGTTCGTGCACCGCGCGCTCGATATAGCACAACTGGGTTCATCCAACGGACTGGGTCTAGTGGCCAAGGAACCAATTCCACGTGGCACTGACCTAATTGTCCTCCCGCACCACCTTCCCTTGCGATTTACCACTCTTGAACACGACCCTGTGCTGCATCACTTGGCGCGCCAAATCCCTG AGGAACTATGGGCAATGAAACTGGGTTTGAAGCTTCTGCAAGAGAGGGCAAAAGTTGGGTCCTTTTGGTGGCCGTACATAAGTAATCTCCCTGAAACATACACCGTGCCTATTTTCTTTCCTGGGGAGGACATAAAGAACTTGCACTATGCTCCACTTCTTCATCAG GTAAACAAAAGATGTCGGTTTCTTCTTGATTTTGAGCAAGAAGTGAAGCGTGCCTTAGCGAGTGTTAAGCCAGATAGCCATCCTTTTGGTGGTCAAGAAGTAGATGCATCTTCTCTTGGATGGGCAATGTCAGCAGTCTCATCTAGAGCCTTCAGGTTGTATGGTGAAAAGGATCAGAATGGGGACCGGATTCACATACCCATGATGCTCCCTCTGATTGATATGTGCAATCATAGTTTCAATCCAAATGCTAGAATTGTTCAGGAAGAAGATACCGATACCATGAAGATGCAAGTGAAG GTTGTGGCTGAGACAGCCATCAAAGAAGATGATCCTCTGTTACTTTGCTACGGCTGTTTAAACAATGATTTTTTCCTTCTTGATTATGGATTTGTGATTCACTCAAACCCTTTTGATTGTATCGAGCTCAAATATGATGGCGCTCTTTTGGATGCTGCAAGCACTGCAGCTGGAGTTTCTTCACCAAATTTCTCAGCACCTGCTCCATGGCAGGAACTGATTTTATCTCAGTTGAATCTATCTGGAGAAACTCCAGATCTCAAG GTGAGCTTAGGTGGTCAAGAAACAGTAGAGGGCCGCTTGGTGGCTGCATTGCGAGTAGTCCTTTCGAGTAATGTGGAAACTGTGCAGAAGTATGATCTCAGTACACTAAAGTCTTTGGATGTTGAGGCTCCTCTCGGTGTTGCAAATGACATAGCTGTATTTCGCACCCTAATTGCTTTGTGCGTCATCGCACTGGAACACTTTCCGACCAAAATAATGGATGATGAATCTCTGTTGAAGCAGGGTGCTTCAGGTTCAACCGAGTTAGCCATTCAGTACAGAATCCAAAAGAAATGCGTGATTATAGACGTAATGAAAAATCTCTCAAGGAGGGTAAAGCTTCTATCATCAAAGGAAACAGCTACCGCTGAAGGCTGA
- the LOC108320119 gene encoding probable calcium-binding protein CML25: MGLKNLFNREKDAISSGGASRSMSLSVRSRVRIGGELEQVFKKFDVNGDGKISASELGSMMRSLGQAATEQEVDNMIREVDGDGDGCINLHEFIELNTKGVDSDEVMENLKDAFSVFDMDGNGFITAEELNTVMQSLGEECSLAECRRMIGGVDRDGDGTIDFEEFRTMMMMGSRHDTTDRVKPPPETY, from the coding sequence ATGGGTTTGAAAAATCTGTTCAACCGGGAGAAGGACGCAATATCCTCCGGCGGGGCGTCGCGATCGATGTCACTGTCGGTGCGGTCGCGCGTGCGGATTGGGGGAGAGCTGGAGCAGGTGTTCAAGAAGTTCGACGTGAATGGAGACGGAAAGATATCGGCGTCGGAGCTGGGGTCGATGATGAGGAGCCTGGGACAGGCAGCGACGGAGCAGGAGGTGGACAACATGATCCGGGAGGTGGACGGGGACGGTGACGGGTGCATCAACCTGCACGAGTTCATCGAGCTGAACACCAAGGGCGTGGACTCCGACGAGGTGATGGAGAACTTGAAGGATGCGTTCTCCGTGTTCGACATGGACGGGAACGGGTTTATCACAGCGGAGGAGCTGAACACGGTGATGCAGAGCCTGGGGGAGGAGTGCTCCCTGGCGGAGTGCCGGAGGATGATCGGCGGCGTGGACAGAGACGGCGACGGCACCATCGACTTCGAGGAGTTCAggacgatgatgatgatggggTCGCGTCATGACACTACTGATAGAGTTAAACCACCTCCAGAAACGTATTAA